The following are encoded in a window of Chitinivibrionales bacterium genomic DNA:
- a CDS encoding type III PLP-dependent enzyme, giving the protein MDYKQLRDLALHHETPVLFLSKNRLKANCDALHSVLPGVDIYYAVKSNSIPEILTVLAEENMFFDVCTSGEIEDVQAAGITGARCLHTHPVKTDREIKNALDFGISLFVADNEYELKKLVPYKDTLKVLIRLSIQNPGCVVNLSHKFGVEPEAAFDLIKAAHERGLMVEGICFHVGSQNENSLKFNEALEYCRDICRKAALAGIVLKIIDIGGGFPIDYVTSAVPLTKFCLPVNEYLERYFAGYRIIAEPGRYISGTSMTLATSIIGKSLRNGVWWYYLDDGVYGSFSGKIYDHADYPMIVPREGERFSSTLAGPTCDSIDVIYENIPLPELEIGDILLFESMGAYTNASASNFNGFPKAKVVVID; this is encoded by the coding sequence ATGGATTATAAGCAGCTTCGGGACCTCGCGTTACATCATGAGACACCGGTACTCTTTTTGTCGAAAAACCGACTGAAAGCGAATTGTGATGCTCTTCATTCGGTGCTTCCGGGAGTCGATATTTATTATGCGGTAAAATCAAATTCGATTCCCGAAATACTCACGGTGTTGGCAGAGGAGAATATGTTCTTTGATGTCTGTACCAGCGGTGAAATTGAAGATGTCCAAGCTGCCGGAATTACCGGCGCGCGATGTCTTCATACGCATCCGGTAAAAACCGATCGTGAAATTAAAAATGCCCTGGATTTCGGGATTTCGCTGTTTGTGGCCGATAATGAGTATGAACTCAAAAAGCTGGTCCCTTATAAAGATACGCTGAAAGTGCTGATCCGATTGAGTATCCAGAATCCCGGATGTGTGGTAAACCTCTCTCATAAATTCGGTGTTGAGCCGGAAGCGGCCTTTGATCTCATTAAAGCTGCTCATGAGAGGGGGCTGATGGTTGAAGGGATCTGTTTTCATGTTGGTTCCCAGAACGAAAATTCGCTCAAATTCAATGAAGCCCTCGAATATTGCAGGGACATATGCCGCAAGGCGGCCTTAGCCGGTATTGTCCTTAAGATTATCGATATTGGAGGAGGGTTTCCCATCGATTATGTAACCAGTGCGGTTCCTCTGACAAAGTTCTGTCTCCCGGTTAACGAGTATCTGGAGCGATATTTTGCAGGATACCGGATAATCGCCGAGCCCGGCCGGTATATCAGCGGTACGTCCATGACGCTTGCAACAAGCATTATCGGCAAGTCATTGCGTAACGGGGTGTGGTGGTATTATCTTGACGATGGTGTGTATGGTTCGTTTTCCGGGAAGATATACGACCATGCCGATTACCCCATGATTGTTCCCCGGGAAGGAGAACGGTTTAGCTCGACACTTGCAGGACCGACCTGTGATTCGATTGATGTTATCTACGAAAACATTCCGCTTCCGGAACTTGAAATCGGCGACATTCTGCTTTTCGAGTCGATGGGGGCATATACAAATGCAAGCGCATCGAATTTTAACGGCTTTCCAAAAGCGAAAGTTGTCGTGATAGACTGA
- the speE gene encoding polyamine aminopropyltransferase, with amino-acid sequence MSTEMNYQQSEGTSIWLENLVDGTAGLRIKTRQAVSCSASPFQKIEVFDTYAFGRILVLGGVIVLTEKDEGIYHEMITHPAMLMHSSPENVCIIGGGDGGCLREVLKHDCVKKATVVEIDEQVKETVAQYFPGLAEGFSDARTEIIVRDGFDYLNNSDEKYDIIIVDSYDPGGPVQSLETASFFAVAAERLNKKGVAVFQTDSPVRRGDFFRQAARNIASYFTVSQPYLCMAPSFPGGICSFVIGAGDNVAVSGFNRERYNALAGTCCYYNEKVHSGAFLLPENIAKLLEL; translated from the coding sequence ATGAGTACTGAAATGAACTATCAACAGTCGGAGGGAACATCGATCTGGCTGGAAAATCTTGTTGACGGTACCGCCGGATTGAGAATTAAAACCCGTCAGGCGGTATCCTGTTCCGCAAGTCCGTTCCAGAAAATCGAGGTATTCGATACCTATGCATTCGGCCGGATACTCGTTCTCGGCGGGGTTATTGTTCTTACCGAAAAGGATGAGGGTATTTATCACGAAATGATTACCCATCCGGCCATGCTTATGCATTCGTCACCGGAGAACGTATGTATTATCGGCGGCGGTGACGGTGGTTGTTTGCGGGAAGTCCTGAAACATGATTGTGTTAAAAAAGCGACGGTTGTTGAAATCGACGAGCAGGTAAAGGAGACGGTTGCACAGTATTTTCCAGGTTTGGCCGAGGGATTTTCCGACGCCAGGACCGAAATCATTGTTCGTGACGGGTTCGATTATTTAAACAATTCGGATGAGAAGTACGATATAATAATTGTCGATTCTTATGATCCCGGCGGACCGGTGCAATCGCTCGAGACTGCCTCATTCTTTGCGGTTGCCGCAGAACGGCTTAATAAAAAGGGTGTCGCGGTGTTTCAGACCGATTCTCCCGTACGCCGCGGGGATTTTTTCAGACAGGCCGCCCGCAATATCGCATCATACTTTACGGTATCACAACCCTATCTTTGTATGGCGCCGTCATTCCCGGGAGGAATATGCAGTTTTGTTATTGGCGCCGGCGATAATGTTGCTGTTTCCGGATTCAATCGTGAACGATATAATGCACTTGCCGGTACATGTTGCTATTATAACGAAAAGGTGCATTCCGGAGCATTTTTACTTCCAGAAAATATAGCAAAGTTACTTGAGTTATAA
- the speE gene encoding polyamine aminopropyltransferase, translating to MTRKKDEKRVFHEQLNDNFGFYYTINETLYRGKTAFQDIELVDTPEFGKVLLLDNITQVAEKNDYQYHEPMVHPALCCHPKPQDILVIGGGDGGILKEVLKYPTVRKIHFAELDSDVVNFSKKYLSSMNKNSFDQPRVRMNFTDGRAFVEKRNKEFDGVIMDMTDPFGPSKMLYTKEFFQAVKRSLKNPRGVFVMHSESPITRPVAFNCINKTLGKVFTHVNIVYIYIQMYAVLWSIAVCSDETDISKTKAAVINRRLETYGITNNKVYTGATHHAMLAAYPYIEDILKTRAPIITDSKPDFPDSHI from the coding sequence ATGACTCGGAAAAAAGATGAGAAAAGGGTATTTCATGAGCAGCTTAACGACAATTTCGGATTTTATTATACAATAAATGAGACCCTTTACCGTGGAAAGACCGCATTTCAGGATATTGAACTTGTCGATACCCCCGAATTCGGTAAGGTACTGTTGCTGGATAATATTACGCAGGTTGCAGAGAAAAATGATTATCAATACCATGAACCGATGGTACATCCGGCGCTGTGTTGCCATCCCAAGCCGCAGGATATTCTCGTTATCGGTGGCGGTGACGGTGGTATACTTAAAGAGGTTTTAAAATATCCAACGGTACGGAAAATTCATTTTGCGGAACTGGATAGTGATGTAGTCAATTTTTCCAAAAAGTATCTCTCTTCAATGAACAAGAATTCCTTTGACCAGCCCCGGGTACGGATGAATTTCACCGACGGCCGTGCGTTTGTTGAAAAAAGGAATAAGGAATTTGATGGGGTCATTATGGATATGACTGATCCCTTCGGACCGTCAAAAATGCTCTATACCAAAGAATTTTTCCAGGCGGTGAAACGATCGCTCAAGAATCCCCGGGGGGTTTTCGTTATGCATTCCGAGTCGCCGATAACCCGCCCGGTAGCATTTAATTGCATAAATAAAACATTAGGTAAAGTGTTTACTCATGTTAATATCGTATATATTTATATACAGATGTATGCTGTATTGTGGTCAATCGCTGTTTGTTCCGATGAAACCGATATTTCGAAGACAAAGGCAGCGGTAATAAACAGAAGGCTTGAGACGTATGGTATTACCAATAATAAGGTCTATACCGGAGCGACTCATCATGCTATGCTGGCGGCCTATCCTTATATCGAAGATATACTTAAAACACGGGCGCCGATCATTACTGACAGCAAACCGGATTTCCCCGACAGTCATATTTGA